A region from the Acinetobacter lwoffii genome encodes:
- a CDS encoding acrylyl-CoA reductase (NADPH) produces MYKGIVITKDEAGYTSQITEIASKPLQEGEVRVEVKYSTLNYKDALAITGRSPVVRSFPLTPGIDFSGVVIESKHPAWKERDEVLLNGWGVGEKYFGGLAEQVTVSGDWLIQKPSAFSFKDTMVIGTAGYTAMLCVMALQKHGIKPSDGKILVTGANGGVGSIAIIILNHLGYEITASTGRPQESEYLTYLGASEIIDRIELSSPGKPLNKEVWAGVIDTVGSHTLANACASTKYCGAVAACGLAGGMDFPATVAPFILRGITLYGIDSVMAPIELRKEAWERLATELDQTKLEKVTTEIQLTDALNISNEILDGKIRGRVVVQI; encoded by the coding sequence ATGTACAAAGGTATTGTAATTACTAAAGATGAAGCAGGTTACACATCACAAATTACTGAGATTGCATCAAAGCCTTTACAAGAAGGAGAGGTTAGAGTCGAAGTCAAATATTCAACACTCAATTATAAAGATGCTTTAGCCATTACTGGGCGTTCACCAGTGGTGCGTAGTTTTCCTTTGACCCCAGGCATCGATTTTTCGGGTGTTGTGATTGAATCAAAACATCCAGCATGGAAAGAAAGAGATGAAGTTCTACTGAATGGTTGGGGAGTGGGTGAGAAGTATTTTGGAGGGCTAGCCGAGCAAGTCACTGTTTCTGGTGATTGGCTCATACAAAAACCTTCTGCTTTTTCTTTTAAAGATACGATGGTTATTGGTACAGCAGGTTATACCGCAATGTTGTGTGTCATGGCTTTACAAAAACATGGTATTAAACCAAGTGATGGAAAAATTTTAGTGACAGGTGCAAATGGTGGAGTAGGTAGTATTGCCATTATTATTTTGAATCATCTTGGTTATGAGATTACAGCTTCAACTGGTCGACCTCAAGAGTCAGAATATTTAACCTATCTAGGTGCGAGTGAAATTATTGATCGTATTGAATTATCTTCCCCAGGAAAGCCATTAAACAAAGAAGTTTGGGCTGGCGTGATTGATACTGTTGGTAGCCATACTTTAGCGAATGCATGTGCTAGTACAAAATATTGTGGTGCAGTTGCTGCGTGTGGTTTGGCAGGCGGAATGGATTTTCCAGCAACAGTTGCTCCATTTATTCTAAGAGGGATTACCTTATATGGAATTGATAGCGTGATGGCACCAATCGAATTAAGAAAAGAAGCATGGGAACGTTTAGCTACAGAATTAGATCAAACAAAATTAGAAAAAGTTACGACTGAAATTCAGTTAACAGATGCTTTAAATATTTCAAATGAAATTTTAGATGGAAAAATTCGAGGTAGAGTTGTTGTACAGATATAG
- a CDS encoding excinuclease ABC subunit UvrA, whose amino-acid sequence MKIHSFGEHNNITLSNNCIEVRGAREHNLKDVDVSIPRNALVVFSGVSGSGKSSLAFGTIFAEAQRRYFESVAPYARRLIDQAGVPDVDAIDGLPPAVALQQQRGASNTRSSVGSVTTLSSLVRMIYSRAGAYPADQPMLYAEDFSPNTPQGACPTCHGLGHIYEVTESTMVPDPTLSIRERAIASWPPAWHGQNLRDILVTLGYDVDRPWKDLPQSDRDWILFTEETPTVPVYAGLSPAETQSALKRKLEPSYMGTFTGARRYVLHTFANTQSTLMKKRVSRFMEGKICPSCHGKRLKPEALSITFAGVDIGEFMQLSLDKLTCLLEPIVLGNFDAHDAGEKTNNKVTQLDRSERATTGRAVHSVSPDVRRTSALSDEKKIAAQRLANGVVGRLNQLRQLGLGYLTLDRATPTLSAGELQRLRLATQLSSMLFGVVYVLDEPSAGLHPSDSQSLYDSLDKLRDAGNSVFVVEHDLELMRRAQWLVDVGPDAGEQGGNILYSGVPQGLSEISASRTASYLFNKIPVTQSYGRTPSGWLELNNIYRHNLHNIDARIPLGVLTAVTGISGSGKSSLVSQALPELVLSYLGNESETENNNENNPLNEGMLVNEVTQGSLAGDVEAIQRLVQVDQKPIGRTPRSNLATYTGLFDHVRKLFAGTPEARQAHYDAGRFSFNVAKGRCETCEGEGFVSVELLFMPSVYAPCPTCHGARYNDDTLKIRWNGRNIAEVLGMTVNEARDFFDGEVSIARSLQLLKEIGLGYLRLGQPATELSGGEAQRIKLATELQRNQRGNTLYILDEPTTGLHPSDVDRLLVQLQRLVDAGNTVVMIEHDMRAVAQADWVIDVGPGAGNAGGNIVVAGTPKQITENQDSRTAPYLVNELVSRDTKR is encoded by the coding sequence ATGAAAATACATTCTTTTGGTGAACACAATAACATTACTTTATCTAATAATTGTATTGAAGTTCGAGGTGCACGTGAGCATAACCTTAAGGATGTAGATGTTTCTATCCCAAGAAATGCACTTGTTGTTTTCTCAGGTGTATCGGGTTCAGGAAAATCATCACTTGCTTTTGGAACTATTTTTGCTGAAGCACAAAGAAGATATTTCGAATCTGTTGCACCTTATGCAAGACGCTTAATAGATCAGGCCGGAGTACCAGATGTTGATGCTATTGATGGTCTACCACCAGCAGTAGCATTGCAACAACAACGTGGTGCAAGTAATACCCGTTCTTCTGTTGGAAGTGTAACAACTTTATCAAGTCTCGTGCGAATGATTTATTCGCGTGCTGGTGCATATCCTGCCGATCAGCCAATGTTATATGCCGAGGACTTTTCACCGAACACTCCTCAAGGTGCTTGTCCTACCTGTCATGGTTTAGGTCACATTTATGAAGTTACAGAATCGACAATGGTTCCTGACCCAACACTCAGTATTCGTGAGAGAGCTATCGCATCATGGCCACCTGCTTGGCACGGGCAAAACTTACGCGATATCCTAGTAACCCTAGGGTATGATGTTGATCGACCATGGAAAGATTTACCGCAATCGGATAGAGACTGGATTTTATTTACTGAAGAAACCCCAACAGTTCCTGTCTATGCTGGTTTAAGCCCCGCTGAGACTCAATCTGCACTTAAACGTAAACTAGAACCCAGCTATATGGGCACTTTCACTGGTGCTCGTCGCTATGTCCTTCATACTTTTGCTAATACCCAAAGTACGTTGATGAAAAAACGTGTTTCACGTTTTATGGAAGGAAAAATATGCCCTTCCTGTCATGGTAAACGCCTTAAACCAGAAGCCTTATCTATTACCTTTGCTGGAGTAGATATTGGTGAGTTTATGCAACTTTCTTTGGATAAGTTAACTTGCCTGCTTGAGCCCATTGTTCTTGGCAATTTCGACGCTCATGATGCTGGAGAAAAGACTAATAATAAAGTAACCCAACTTGATAGATCTGAACGAGCAACAACAGGTAGAGCAGTGCATTCTGTATCTCCAGATGTAAGACGTACGTCAGCACTTTCAGATGAAAAGAAAATTGCTGCCCAGCGTTTAGCAAATGGTGTGGTGGGGCGTTTAAATCAATTACGCCAGTTAGGTCTTGGTTATCTAACATTAGATAGAGCCACACCGACTCTTTCAGCGGGAGAGTTACAACGTTTGCGTTTAGCAACACAATTAAGTTCTATGCTATTTGGTGTAGTTTATGTACTGGATGAACCGTCTGCTGGATTACATCCTTCAGATAGTCAGTCATTATATGATTCTCTCGATAAATTAAGAGACGCTGGAAACTCCGTATTTGTTGTAGAGCATGATTTAGAGCTCATGCGTCGTGCTCAATGGTTAGTGGATGTTGGACCAGATGCAGGAGAGCAAGGTGGTAATATTTTATATAGTGGAGTACCTCAGGGTTTAAGTGAGATTTCAGCTTCACGTACTGCAAGTTATTTATTTAATAAAATCCCAGTTACTCAAAGTTATGGACGTACACCCTCTGGTTGGCTTGAACTTAACAATATTTACCGACATAACCTGCATAATATTGATGCTCGTATACCTCTTGGTGTACTTACAGCAGTTACAGGTATTTCAGGTTCAGGTAAATCTAGTCTCGTTTCTCAAGCTTTACCCGAGTTAGTACTTTCATATTTAGGCAATGAGTCTGAAACTGAAAACAATAATGAAAATAATCCTTTAAATGAAGGAATGTTGGTTAACGAGGTTACACAGGGTTCTCTGGCTGGTGATGTGGAGGCTATACAGCGTCTGGTACAGGTTGATCAAAAACCAATTGGCCGTACTCCACGTTCTAATCTGGCAACTTATACGGGTTTATTTGATCATGTTAGAAAGTTATTTGCTGGGACTCCTGAAGCTCGCCAAGCTCATTATGATGCTGGACGTTTTTCGTTTAATGTGGCTAAAGGGCGATGTGAAACTTGTGAAGGTGAAGGCTTTGTCAGTGTAGAGTTATTGTTTATGCCAAGTGTATATGCCCCTTGTCCGACATGTCATGGTGCTCGATATAATGATGACACTCTGAAAATTCGCTGGAATGGACGTAATATTGCTGAAGTATTAGGAATGACCGTCAATGAAGCACGTGATTTTTTTGATGGAGAGGTCTCGATTGCTCGTTCACTACAATTATTAAAGGAAATTGGCCTTGGTTATTTACGTTTAGGGCAACCAGCGACTGAACTATCTGGTGGAGAAGCGCAACGTATTAAATTGGCGACCGAGCTGCAACGCAATCAGCGTGGAAATACACTGTATATACTTGATGAGCCAACTACAGGTTTGCATCCATCAGATGTAGATCGATTGTTAGTTCAATTGCAGCGATTAGTCGATGCGGGTAATACCGTGGTTATGATTGAGCATGATATGCGTGCCGTTGCACAAGCAGATTGGGTGATTGATGTGGGACCAGGTGCTGGAAATGCTGGTGGGAATATTGTTGTGGCAGGAACACCAAAACAAATAACAGAAAATCAAGATAGCCGTACTGCTCCATATTTAGTTAATGAGTTAGTGAGTCGTGATACTAAACGTTGA
- a CDS encoding IS3 family transposase (programmed frameshift) — MKTSKFTDSQIISILKQAESGTPVAALCREHGMSNATFYKWRAKYGGMDTSLMAKLKELEAENTRLKKMYAEERLKAEIIQEAMGKKVVRPSCRRKMAQQAVAHYAISIRLACRAFSISETCYRYQSKLNDDNTLIAEQLIELTEENTDWGFGLCFSYLRHVENHVWNHKRVYRIYCELALNLRIKPRRRLKRHAPEPLKEPIRANQVWSLDFMHDQLIDSRKFRLLNVIDDYRREGLTIEAGFSLPTIRVIHTLNQLLEWREKLLVIRCDNGPEFISHEFVRWATEQGIRIEYIQPGKPQQNAYIERYNRTIRYSWLSKHLFDTLDEVQDYATNWLWHYNHERPHQANKGRPPLMAA; from the exons ATGAAAACATCTAAATTTACTGACAGTCAGATCATATCCATTTTGAAACAGGCGGAGTCTGGCACACCTGTAGCCGCCCTTTGTCGTGAACACGGTATGAGTAATGCGACCTTCTATAAATGGCGTGCCAAATATGGCGGTATGGATACATCATTAATGGCAAAACTCAAAGAACTGGAAGCAGAAAATACCAGACTTAAAAAGATGTATGCTGAGGAACGCTTAAAGGCAGAGATCATTCAGGAAGCGATGG GCAAAAAAGTGGTGAGGCCATCTTGCCGACGTAAGATGGCACAACAGGCAGTTGCCCACTATGCGATTAGCATTCGTTTGGCTTGCCGAGCATTTAGTATCAGTGAAACCTGCTACCGTTATCAATCCAAGTTAAACGATGACAATACATTAATTGCAGAACAGCTCATTGAGCTCACTGAAGAAAATACAGATTGGGGTTTTGGTCTGTGTTTCTCTTATCTACGTCATGTTGAAAACCATGTTTGGAATCATAAGCGTGTTTATCGCATTTACTGTGAGTTAGCACTGAATCTGCGCATTAAACCGAGAAGAAGACTAAAACGGCATGCACCAGAACCACTGAAAGAGCCGATCCGGGCAAATCAGGTCTGGTCACTGGATTTTATGCATGACCAGCTGATCGATAGTCGTAAGTTCCGATTGTTGAATGTGATTGATGATTACCGTCGAGAAGGTTTGACTATTGAAGCAGGATTCTCATTACCCACGATCAGGGTTATTCACACATTGAATCAGTTATTGGAATGGCGAGAAAAACTGTTAGTTATTCGGTGTGACAATGGCCCGGAGTTTATCAGTCACGAATTTGTACGCTGGGCAACTGAACAAGGTATTCGTATTGAATATATTCAACCAGGTAAACCACAGCAGAATGCGTATATTGAACGCTATAATCGGACTATACGTTATAGTTGGCTGAGCAAACATTTATTTGATACTTTGGATGAAGTACAAGATTATGCAACAAACTGGCTGTGGCATTACAACCATGAAAGACCACACCAAGCAAACAAAGGAAGGCCACCTCTAATGGCTGCTTAA
- a CDS encoding ISNCY family transposase, translated as MLITMSDKEIQRLAVLQDVRDHRITQVRAAEILNLSTRQITRLLQKLNQDGVSGMAHASRGQPGHRRHDVLLKSECLSIISEHLLGFGPTLAHEKLSSMFGLHIPVETVRRWMTANDLWIPRSKRLKRPYQPRYNRDCFGELIQIDGSYHDWFEGRASKCCLLVYIDDATGKLLHLRFCEAETTFDYMLSTRAYIEQYGKPLAFYSDKHSVFRVNQKSSQDSQITQFGRILNELNIDIVFANSPQAKGRVERANRTLQDRLIKEMRLEGICSIAEANAWLPCFIEQFNQKFAKYARNSKNLHRPLTESDLELDDIFTWQEPRKVTKNLTLTYDKCIYMLEPTVLNHKLIGQYISFLEYPDGTVALMHEGRKLNYSIFNKLAGLQQNEIVENKRLGTVLAHIQQQHEELEKQNKRSRLKKSMPSRKAQKAVIEQRKLNPVLDSCG; from the coding sequence ATGCTGATCACTATGTCTGATAAAGAAATTCAACGTCTTGCAGTTCTGCAAGACGTTAGAGATCATCGTATTACCCAGGTCCGTGCTGCTGAAATCCTGAATCTTTCCACCCGTCAAATTACCCGGTTATTGCAGAAGCTCAATCAAGATGGTGTCTCAGGTATGGCACATGCCAGTCGTGGTCAACCGGGTCATCGTCGCCATGACGTCCTGTTAAAATCAGAATGTCTTTCCATTATTTCTGAACATTTGCTGGGCTTTGGTCCTACATTGGCTCATGAGAAGCTCAGCAGCATGTTTGGCCTGCATATCCCGGTAGAAACGGTTCGTCGCTGGATGACTGCAAATGACCTCTGGATTCCTCGATCCAAGCGCCTGAAACGTCCATATCAGCCTCGATACAACCGTGATTGCTTCGGTGAGCTGATCCAGATCGATGGCTCATATCACGACTGGTTTGAAGGTCGAGCTTCCAAATGCTGCTTGCTGGTTTATATCGATGACGCCACTGGAAAGCTGTTGCATCTGCGCTTTTGTGAGGCTGAAACGACCTTTGATTATATGCTTTCAACCCGAGCCTACATTGAGCAATACGGCAAGCCTTTAGCGTTTTATAGCGATAAACACTCGGTATTCCGAGTGAATCAGAAATCGAGCCAAGATAGCCAGATCACGCAATTTGGGCGGATCCTGAATGAGTTAAACATTGATATTGTCTTCGCCAACTCCCCACAAGCCAAAGGCCGCGTAGAACGTGCCAATAGAACTCTTCAGGACCGTCTGATCAAGGAGATGCGCCTGGAAGGTATCTGTTCGATTGCTGAGGCCAATGCATGGTTGCCCTGCTTTATCGAGCAGTTCAATCAGAAGTTCGCCAAATATGCGCGAAACTCAAAGAATTTACATCGGCCATTAACCGAATCTGATCTTGAACTGGATGATATTTTTACCTGGCAGGAACCGCGTAAGGTCACCAAGAATCTGACCCTGACCTATGACAAATGTATTTATATGCTTGAGCCAACAGTACTGAATCATAAGCTGATTGGGCAATACATTTCATTTCTAGAGTATCCGGATGGCACTGTGGCCCTCATGCATGAAGGGCGAAAGCTCAACTACAGCATCTTCAATAAATTGGCTGGGCTGCAGCAAAATGAGATTGTTGAGAATAAACGGTTAGGTACAGTTCTGGCACATATTCAGCAACAGCATGAAGAGTTGGAAAAACAGAATAAACGTTCCCGTCTCAAGAAAAGTATGCCGAGTCGTAAAGCTCAGAAAGCTGTTATTGAACAAAGAAAGTTAAATCCTGTGCTTGACTCTTGTGGTTAA
- a CDS encoding DIP1984 family protein — MKLAEALLLRSDQQKKIISLKQRINANVLVQDGDKPSEDPNELLKQVFSLIQEFQKLSYAIHETNALTKLNDGRSLLALLTLRDEFVEQHKTLTAAISNTSRESDRYSTREIKWHKVIPVSSLQKQADDISLKLRDLNVLIQSNNWKIDLIEA, encoded by the coding sequence ATGAAATTAGCAGAAGCTCTCTTACTTCGAAGTGATCAACAAAAAAAAATTATTTCACTAAAACAACGTATCAATGCAAATGTATTGGTACAAGATGGTGATAAACCATCTGAAGATCCAAATGAACTATTGAAACAAGTATTTTCTTTAATTCAAGAATTTCAAAAATTAAGTTATGCAATTCATGAAACTAATGCTTTAACAAAATTAAATGATGGTCGTTCTCTACTTGCTTTATTGACTTTGCGTGATGAATTTGTAGAACAGCACAAAACCCTAACTGCAGCAATAAGTAATACATCTCGTGAATCTGATCGTTATAGTACGCGGGAAATAAAGTGGCATAAAGTTATTCCAGTTTCATCATTACAAAAACAAGCTGATGATATTAGTCTTAAATTACGTGATTTAAATGTGTTAATTCAGTCGAATAATTGGAAAATTGATTTGATTGAAGCCTAA
- a CDS encoding transposase: protein MDLKTVIDSTPMLKKPRRTFTAEFKHQLIQQCQQPDTSVAKVAMQHQINANLLHKWIRQSRSMPLH from the coding sequence ATGGATTTAAAGACAGTTATAGACAGCACACCAATGCTAAAAAAGCCCCGTCGAACCTTCACGGCTGAATTTAAACATCAACTTATTCAGCAATGCCAGCAGCCAGATACATCAGTGGCTAAGGTCGCAATGCAACATCAGATCAATGCCAATCTGTTGCATAAATGGATTCGTCAGTCCAGATCAATGCCCCTGCATTAA
- a CDS encoding sulfite exporter TauE/SafE family protein: protein MELITFLVIGAFAGFAAGLFGVGGGTIIVPLLFIVFTQMGYDPDVVMHLALGTSLATIVVTSISSLMAHHKNGAVLWPVFKNLAPPMAIGCFFGAGIAGLISGLHLQIIVGLFLIWVAYTMLTDAKTAINSTQTLPSSGQQVTAGSVIGIASAIFGIGGGSLTVPYLNRYGVVMQKAVGTSAACGFPIAVAGALGFIIFGINAEINVPNTIGYVHIYAFIGISIMSFITAKFGAKAAHALSPAMLKKCFAVLLVIVASFFLVKGLI, encoded by the coding sequence GTGGAACTTATAACCTTTTTAGTCATCGGCGCTTTTGCTGGTTTTGCAGCAGGGCTGTTTGGTGTCGGCGGTGGTACGATTATTGTACCACTGCTTTTTATTGTCTTTACTCAAATGGGTTATGACCCTGATGTTGTTATGCATCTCGCATTAGGTACATCTTTAGCAACAATCGTTGTCACTTCAATCAGCTCATTAATGGCACATCATAAAAATGGCGCTGTGCTATGGCCTGTATTTAAAAATCTAGCTCCACCAATGGCGATTGGTTGTTTTTTTGGGGCAGGTATTGCTGGTTTGATATCAGGGTTACATCTACAAATCATTGTTGGCTTATTTCTGATTTGGGTCGCATATACGATGCTTACAGATGCTAAAACAGCAATTAATTCAACGCAAACTTTACCGTCGTCAGGTCAACAAGTTACTGCTGGTAGTGTCATTGGGATTGCATCAGCAATTTTTGGAATAGGTGGTGGAAGTCTGACGGTTCCGTACCTGAATCGCTATGGTGTGGTCATGCAGAAGGCGGTTGGAACATCTGCGGCATGTGGATTCCCCATTGCTGTCGCTGGTGCATTAGGTTTTATTATTTTTGGTATAAATGCTGAGATTAATGTACCTAATACCATTGGTTACGTGCATATTTATGCATTTATTGGCATTAGCATCATGAGTTTCATTACGGCTAAGTTTGGTGCGAAGGCGGCACATGCTTTATCGCCAGCAATGTTAAAGAAATGCTTTGCAGTTTTATTGGTCATTGTAGCAAGCTTCTTCCTTGTGAAGGGATTAATTTAA
- a CDS encoding flavin reductase family protein, which translates to MIEATDFRNAMSLLTTAVNVITTSGETGMHGFTASAVCSVTDTPPMLLVCMNQSSRSHAHFVENKVLAVNVLSTQHEQLSNAFASSKFSSEDRFKLGDWSTMETGSPILKDALVSFDCEIQDIQQVGTHSVFMCRVLKVQQSDQEESLVYFNRAYHQMGQLEHA; encoded by the coding sequence ATGATTGAAGCAACAGACTTTAGAAATGCAATGTCTTTACTCACCACAGCAGTGAATGTTATTACGACTTCGGGTGAAACAGGTATGCATGGATTTACTGCATCTGCCGTATGTAGCGTGACGGATACACCGCCAATGTTATTAGTCTGTATGAATCAATCCTCCCGTTCACATGCCCATTTTGTTGAAAATAAAGTCTTGGCTGTAAACGTACTAAGTACTCAGCATGAACAGCTTTCAAATGCTTTTGCTTCAAGTAAATTCAGCTCAGAAGATCGTTTCAAACTCGGTGATTGGAGTACGATGGAAACTGGTTCACCTATTTTGAAAGATGCCTTGGTCAGTTTTGACTGTGAGATTCAAGATATTCAGCAAGTCGGTACACACAGTGTTTTCATGTGTCGTGTTCTTAAAGTTCAACAAAGCGATCAAGAAGAAAGTCTGGTGTATTTTAACCGTGCTTATCATCAAATGGGTCAGTTGGAACACGCTTAA
- a CDS encoding methionine synthase: protein MALTQPKLLLPTSTAGSLPKPSWLAEPEKLWSAWKLEGEELLEAKRDALKLSLHEQVTAGIDIVSDGEQTRQHFVTTFIEHLEGVDFEKRETMRIRNRYEASVPSVVGEVSRKKAVFVDDAKFLRSQTSQPIKWALPGPMTMIDTLFDGHYKSREKLAWEFAKILNQEALELEAAGVDIIQFDEPAFNVFFDEVNDWGVPTLERALEGLKCETAVHICYGYGIKANTDWKQTLGNEWRQYEESFPKLQQSKLDIISLECQNSRVPMDLIELIRGKKVMVGAIDVATTQVETAEEVANTLRKALQFVDADKLYPSTNCGMTPLSRQVARGKLEALSAGAAIVRKELEA from the coding sequence ATGGCGCTTACACAACCGAAACTTTTACTCCCAACTTCAACTGCGGGTAGCTTGCCAAAACCGTCTTGGTTAGCTGAACCTGAAAAATTATGGTCTGCATGGAAACTTGAAGGCGAAGAGTTATTAGAAGCTAAACGTGATGCTTTGAAATTATCATTACATGAGCAAGTCACTGCTGGTATTGATATCGTAAGTGATGGTGAGCAAACTCGTCAGCACTTCGTAACTACGTTTATTGAACATCTTGAAGGTGTGGATTTCGAAAAGCGTGAAACCATGCGTATTCGTAATCGTTATGAAGCAAGCGTACCGTCGGTTGTGGGTGAAGTTTCTCGTAAAAAAGCAGTGTTTGTAGACGATGCGAAATTTTTACGCAGCCAAACCAGTCAGCCAATTAAATGGGCGTTGCCTGGTCCAATGACCATGATTGATACACTTTTTGACGGACACTACAAGAGCCGTGAAAAACTGGCTTGGGAATTTGCCAAAATTTTGAACCAAGAAGCTTTAGAACTTGAAGCAGCAGGCGTAGACATTATTCAATTTGATGAACCTGCGTTTAACGTATTCTTTGATGAAGTGAATGACTGGGGTGTACCAACCTTAGAACGTGCACTTGAAGGTCTAAAGTGTGAAACTGCAGTTCATATTTGCTATGGTTACGGCATTAAAGCCAATACAGATTGGAAACAAACTTTAGGTAATGAATGGCGTCAATACGAAGAGTCATTCCCGAAACTACAACAATCTAAGCTCGATATTATTTCACTTGAATGCCAAAACTCACGTGTACCAATGGATTTAATCGAATTGATCCGTGGTAAGAAAGTGATGGTGGGTGCAATTGATGTGGCAACCACTCAAGTGGAAACTGCAGAGGAAGTAGCAAATACGCTACGCAAAGCATTGCAATTTGTTGATGCAGATAAACTGTATCCTTCAACTAACTGTGGTATGACACCGCTATCTCGCCAAGTGGCACGTGGCAAACTTGAAGCTTTAAGCGCAGGTGCTGCCATTGTTCGTAAAGAGCTAGAAGCTTAA
- a CDS encoding putative oxygenase MesX, with translation MSTAFECSIKRIRFDENYTPAESTRLTTNFANLARGESREENLHRTLAMINNRFNSLATVDNPKGDRYSLEIDIISAEIDIEGNGQTFPFIETLKSTIIDHHTGERIEGMIGNSFSSYVRDYDFSVVLPQLGCGVGEKPEDFGNLHGKLYQHLVNSDVFKAEFKKQPVICLSVSTSKTYFRTANVHPILGVEYKNDEYSRTDEYFAKMGLRVRYFKPEGGNAPLAFYFAGDLVRDYTDFELISAIATMESFQKIYRPEIYNTNSPAGVEYQPSLSYGDYSLTRIVYDRVERGELAVKQGKWTEENFIKPYQDILNEWAANFKIETAA, from the coding sequence ATGAGTACAGCATTTGAGTGTTCAATTAAACGTATCCGTTTTGATGAAAACTACACGCCAGCAGAAAGCACACGTTTAACCACAAATTTTGCCAATTTGGCACGTGGGGAAAGCCGTGAAGAAAACTTGCATCGTACCCTTGCGATGATTAACAACCGTTTTAATAGCTTAGCGACCGTTGATAATCCTAAAGGTGATCGCTACTCACTTGAGATCGACATCATTTCTGCTGAAATTGATATCGAAGGCAATGGCCAAACCTTTCCATTTATTGAAACCCTCAAAAGCACCATCATCGACCATCATACGGGTGAGCGTATTGAAGGCATGATTGGCAATAGCTTTTCATCTTATGTGCGTGATTACGACTTCAGTGTGGTATTGCCTCAACTCGGTTGTGGCGTCGGTGAAAAACCTGAAGATTTTGGTAATCTACATGGCAAGCTTTATCAACATTTAGTCAATTCAGATGTATTTAAAGCAGAATTTAAAAAACAACCTGTCATTTGCTTAAGCGTTTCAACCTCTAAAACGTATTTCCGTACAGCCAACGTACATCCTATTTTGGGTGTGGAATACAAAAATGATGAATATTCACGTACTGATGAATATTTCGCCAAAATGGGCTTACGTGTACGTTACTTCAAACCAGAAGGTGGTAATGCACCATTAGCATTCTATTTCGCTGGCGACTTAGTCCGTGATTATACTGATTTTGAATTGATCAGCGCGATTGCAACCATGGAAAGCTTCCAAAAAATTTATCGTCCTGAAATTTACAACACCAACTCTCCGGCAGGTGTGGAGTATCAACCAAGCTTGAGCTATGGCGATTACTCACTGACACGTATCGTTTATGACCGTGTTGAACGTGGTGAGTTGGCGGTTAAGCAAGGTAAATGGACAGAAGAAAACTTCATCAAACCATATCAAGATATTTTAAATGAATGGGCAGCAAACTTTAAGATCGAAACAGCTGCTTAA